From the genome of Brassica oleracea var. oleracea cultivar TO1000 chromosome C4, BOL, whole genome shotgun sequence:
AGAAGAGAGACCTAAAGTTAGGTGTGGCTGAGGGCATTTTGGGTAAAAGTTTGCTCTCAGATTAGCTCCAACTTTGTCTTCTCCTCCAAAGGCCTTCATGAGATGGTTTGGTTCTAAACCTAAACTCTCTGACAATGTCTCCACTAGCCTCTCACACAGTTTTCTCACTTCTTCTCCGTACTCTTCGATCAATTCTCTGCATCGGTGAAAAAGTATGTTTTTAATATTAATATAATACGTGTACTGCTTGATTGTAGACAAATTGTTTGTGAAATATGTTTACTACTAAATTTTGTGATCTTACAGTCACTAAAAATAAGAGAGAAAAACAATCGTTAAAAGTTTTAAGACAATTAACACACAATACAAAGTTAATTGCGAATGTTATGTATCTCTTATATGTATATATGTAATAGTCATGATTCATGTGGTGTGTGACCACATGAAACGTGTTCATACATGGACACGTGCCTAAATAAACATATTGACCAGACGGCCATGTGTGTACGTATTTACAAGTTGTACTTCACGTAATCAAGATGCATCAACAGCTATAAATCAAAACACACACACGAAACGTGTGTCCCCATGCAAACATCCACTTAGTAAACATATCTTTTTTAAGTAGAGGGTTTCTTTAAGAACATAAACACATGAGAATTATAATGTACATATATCAACTACACCTATACCTTAGACGCAGATGTCAAGAAACTTATGTCATGGACGTATATAGAATAACAGGTTTGATTGGTATTCTGCATATGTATATACTAAATACCTTATCTTAGGAGGCTGAGATGGCCACTTGGAAGGGTTTCTAATGGAAGAAGGCAAGTAATTGAGAAAGAAATAATCACTCCAATCTAACTTAGCATCTTTCACAACCCCAACCCTGCTTCCATAGCCTTCATATGTGTCTGGTGAGTTTGCGTACTTTCGTTTCACCTCTACGGGTAAATCAAAGAACTCTCGCCACGCTCCCCTCACACTCTCCATCAGCGCATGGTCTACACCATGGTTCACCACTTGGAAGAAACCCCACTCCTCACACGCATTCCTCACGCGCCTCAGCCCCTCCGGCTTCCTCCACACGTCTCTCATGTCTAGCACGGGTACTTCCATGTCAAGACCGGATTGGTCGGAGTTGTAGACCGGTCTCTGATGAACCGGTTTAACATAGCGGTTTGGGACGGTGGATATGCCGGCTTGGGACAAGGTTTGAACGGAAACAATCGGCTCTGGCCAGCTTGCAACCATTTTTTTTCTTTTGTGAATTGTGTTGTATTAGAAGACACTCAAGAAAAGAGATGTAAAGGGAAGAATGAAAGTTTTAGATGGTAGAAGGAAGCGAGGACGAGTAGGGGTATAAATACAGGAAAATAAACCGAAATGAAACGTGAAACAATTAATGAGACGGTATTTTTTTGATTCACTGTATTTTTTTAATTGAATTTCTAGTTCGACCTAATATACTTTGCATGTTGAGCTAATTGGATGGAAAAAAAAAACATAATAAGACACGTTTTTGTAGAGTTGTGGATAGATGCCGACAATATTTCATTTTTTTTCTTATTGACTTTTGAAGTTAGGGAGATGGAGAACGAATGTCGGCGCCGTGCGATGGTTTGCAACTCATTAATTAATTAGTTAAGAGCTATATGGGAGAGACCAAAAGATAACACGTTATCATCACGTGTTTAGCTGTGGTCTCCTACTGAAGTCTTTCCTCAGTTACATTAATCTTAGGATACAATCTTCAAATTAAAATGACACTTGAATGAACAGACTTAATAATATAGTTTTTTTTTGCCTCTTTTTGTACAATACATAGATGTATTTACACGAAATGATATGCCAATATATTGTCTACTATATATAACTAATTTACAAGTATTCTATTTCAATATAGTTAAAATGAAACAAAATTCATGGTCTCAAACACCATGAGTTCAGAAGAACGAGATTGTATAAATCTCATAGGTTGGATGAACTCCACATTGTCAACAATAAACAAAAAAAGCTAATTCATAGTGATCGTCTCGTTTTCAACTTTTCATTGTATTTATATAAGCCCATTCATAGTCTATACCAAATATAAAAAGCTGGAAAATCGTGTTTTCAGAACCTGACAACGTAAAACTGGAGCACAGGCACTTGAAAAGTAAACATTTGACATAGTGAATAAACATGATTATTCAGAATACCTCATGTAATCACGTTGAAACCACATCCACTTGTAAAATATTATTAACCTCTTTTACTGATCAATACCGATCGCATTTTGAAATTTTAGTTAAAAACAATACAGATCGCAATTTTCAAAAAGGAAATTAAACACTTTTCAACCATATGTTTAGTTGTTGGACAAAAGTCTCTTTCTTTGAAATATTATTGCGAATAACGGGACCATACAGTAGAGAAGAAGCAATGTATATTGATGATTATGTATCACATGTCTTATTTAAAATCGGCTGAATACATTAAGGGTTTCATATCGGCTGAATCATCAGTGCTATGACTCATCGTTGCGAATGATAGTGCTAACCTTGCATACATACCCTGTATATTAATTGATGAACATTTTAAAAGATGTAACCTCAATTTTGTATTAATTAAAATAAGTCCCAATGCATAGGTGACACTCAATTAGGTAGTCAATTACATTCAATTGAAAAATAAGTAGGTCCACATTCGATTTTTATATGTTGTTAAATACATAAGTTGGTCAAACTATATGATATAATGATATGATATGTTATTTTCTTTCCTTAAATCAAACCTACTGAATTACCATAAATGACTAATATATATATATGACAATTAATGATTTTAATAATAAAGATTTGATAACAATTTATATCTCCTCCATCATTTTTGTTTAATTTTATATTATTAAAATAAATTAAACAATCAAATTAGCTATAAAAGTAAAATTTAGATTTTTTCGTATATGTTATATTTTGAATTTTTAAAAACGACAATAAATGACTAAAACTATTAAAATTATTATGTTAAAAATTAATGATCAATGGTTTAACATTTTTATTATAAGAAGATACACATGATTTTAAAACCATATGAGTAAAAAATATCATTTAATAATAAAATAAATATATATATATACGAAATATACGAAAG
Proteins encoded in this window:
- the LOC106340497 gene encoding protein SRG1, translating into MVASWPEPIVSVQTLSQAGISTVPNRYVKPVHQRPVYNSDQSGLDMEVPVLDMRDVWRKPEGLRRVRNACEEWGFFQVVNHGVDHALMESVRGAWREFFDLPVEVKRKYANSPDTYEGYGSRVGVVKDAKLDWSDYFFLNYLPSSIRNPSKWPSQPPKIRELIEEYGEEVRKLCERLVETLSESLGLEPNHLMKAFGGEDKVGANLRANFYPKCPQPHLTLGLSSHSDPGGITIVLPDEEVAGLQVRRGDCWVTIKSVPNALIVNIGDQVQILSNGIYKSVEHQVVVNSGMDRVSLALFYNPRSDIPIGPVKALLTKDRPALYKPIRFDEYRLLIRQKGPSGKNQVDSLLAST